The following are encoded in a window of Salmo trutta chromosome 27, fSalTru1.1, whole genome shotgun sequence genomic DNA:
- the LOC115164743 gene encoding natterin-3 produces the protein MRLTFLIILAVLQLCSPVFLSDPLLYTSQLEEGQDAPSKPWLNPLLEDVVPDLDIHSPSTLTETSDLEPQFPDSLFMYGENANLKWVKWEGSLPNGAVGIYNGYTERHDYICKVNCEAGFYTASKGSFCQYPYADKEHSSTKFEVLVNADNFEFVEWIEEEYGAVPQHAVKTCQGVEIFVGKNKYGLGKVVTQHKAFFLPWEGDEYWYKRYQVLAINRDTYSQHISHVEYAIDQIELFNHPPEAMQFVRVTNLECSSVEKKVLLEKTSTVEKTWDIGRESRNSSTTMTAKVPIISPGTVDFTKEQTVSFSEGTTMVESISHSISVDLLVPPNHSCAVRMEGRKMTADIPFTGRLSRTYHNGDTHWTTITGTYDGVKVGEINAVVERCQPVPDAIPCYPIETDP, from the exons ATGAGGCTGACTTTCCTGATCATCCTGGCAGTGCTGCAGCTCTGCAGCCCAGTCTTCCTCTCTGACCCCCTGCTCTACACCTCTCAGCTGGAGGAGGGGCAGGATGCACCCAGCA AGCCCTGGCTCAACCCTCTGCTGGAAGATGTGGTCCCTGATCTGGACATCCACAGTCCATCCACACTGACAGAGACCTCAGATCTAGAGCCCCAGTTCCCCGATTCCCTGTTTATGTATGGGGAGAACGCCAACCTTAAATGGGTCAAATGGGAAGGGTCCCTCCCTAATGGTGCTGTGGGCATCTACAACGGTTACACCGAACGACATGACTACATCTGCAAAGTCAACTGCGAAGCTGGCTTCTATACCGCAAGCAAAGGCAGTTTCTGCCAGTACCCCTACGCTGACAAGGAGCATTCATCCACCAAGTTCGAAGTCCTGGTCAATGCGGACAACTTTGAGTTTGTGGAGTGGATCGAGGAGGAATACGGTGCTGTCCCCCAACATGCTGTAAAGACCTGCCAAGGTGTTGAGATATTCGTCGGCAAGAACAAATACGGTCTGGGAAAGGTTGTGACCCAACATAAAGCCTTCTTCCTGCCTTGGGAGGGCGATGAGTACTGGTACAAGAGATACCAGGTCCTGGCCATCAACAGGGACACCTACAGCCAGCACATATCTCACGTGGAGTACGCCATCGACCAGATCGAGCTGTTCAACCACCCTCCTGAGGCCATGCAGTTTGTCAGGGTCACCAACCTGGAGTGCAGCAGTGTGGAGAAGAAGGTCTTGCTGGAGAAGACCAGCACTGTGGAGAAGACCTGGGACATCGGCAGGGAGAGCCGCAACAGCTCCACCACCATGACAGCCAAGGTGCCCATTATCAGCCCGGGCACCGTGGACTTCACCAAGGAGCAGACAGTGAGCTTCTCAGAGGGAACCACCATGGTGGAGTCTATCAGCCACTCCATCTCTGTGGATCTGCTGGTCCCTCCCAACCACTCCTGTGCTGTGCGGATGGAGGGCAGGAAGATGACCGCTGACATCCCCTTCACGGGTAGGCTGAGCCGGACCTACCATAACGGAGACACCCACTGGACCACCATCACAGGGACTTATGATGGTGTGAAGGTTGGGGAGATCAATGCTGTGGTGGAGAGATGCCAGCCTGTCCCTGATGCCATACCCTGCTACCCCATTGAGACAGACCCCTGA
- the ptrh1 gene encoding peptidyl-tRNA hydrolase: protein MNINGVSVAKAAVKYSIKPEHILLVHDDLDKALGKLAMKQGGSVRGHNGVRSCAECLQTDVMPRLRVGIGRPSGKTSVDRDVLGRFSQEEQKILSGVLEQSVDILLSQLTDKEDVQSPLLPPGGRPALQTGKQISPAKDTTCQI from the exons ATGAACATAAACGGCGTATCCGTGGCCAAAGCAG CGGTCAAATACAGCATCAAGCCTGAGCACATCCTCCTGGTTCATGACGACTTGGACAAGGCCCTTGGGAAGCTTGCTATGAAACAAGGAGGGAGCGTCAG GGGTCACAATGGTGTGCGGTCCTGTGCTGAGTGTCTGCAGACAGAT GTGATGCCCAGACTGCGTGTTGGGATTGGCAGACCATCAGGTAAAACATCAGTGGACCGGGATGTTCTGGGGCGCTTCTCTCAGGAGGAGCAGAAGATTCTCAGCGGGGTTCTAGAACAGAGTGTGGACATACTCCTCTCCCAGCTCACTGACAAGGAGGATGTGCAGTCCCCACTGTTGCCACCAGGAGGCAGACCGGCATTACAGACTGGGAAACAGATTTCTCCAGCAAAGGATACAACCTGCCAGATATGA